The genomic window TGAACCGGGAGGGCGGCGTCGGCGGCGCGAGACCGAAGTCCGCCGGAATGACCACGCTGACGACGCCGAGGACGGCGGGCAGCACGACCATCAGGCCCAGGAAGCCCTTGTCGGAGGCGATGACCGAGACGTAGCGGCGGATGAGGGTCCACAGCTGGGAGCCCCAGCCCTGCGGCTTGGGCGGCTTGGCCATCGCCTGCGCCGGCATCTGCACCGACTGGGCGGCCACGGCGTCGATGTCCGCGGCGTACATCTGGTAGTGCTGCGAGCCCTTCCAGCGGCCCGCCCAGTCGTAGTCGCGGTAGTTCTCGAAGGCGGAGAAGACATCGGCCCAGGTGTCGTAGCCGAAGAAGTTGAGCGCCTCCTCCGGCGGGCCGAAGTACGCCACCGCACCGCCCGGCGCCATCACCAGCAGCTTGTCGCAGAGGGCGAGCTCGGCCACGGAGTGCGTGACGACGAGGACCGTCCGGCCGTCGTCGGCGAGGCCGCGCAGCAGCTGCATGACGTCGCGGTCCATGCCCGGGTCGAGGCCGGAGGTCGGCTCGTCGAGGAAGATCAGCGACGGCTTGGTCAGCAGCTCCAGGGCGACCGAGACGCGCTTGCGCTGGCCGCCGGAGAGGGAGGTGACCTTCTTCTCCTTGTGGATGTCCAGCTTGAGCTCGCGCAGCACCTCGTCGATACGGGCCTCGCGCTCGGCCTCGGCGGTGTCGCCGGGGAAGCGCAGCTTGGCGGCGTATCTGAGCGCCTTCTGGACGGTGAGCTCCTTGTGCAGAATGTCGTCCTGCGGGACCAGACCGATGCGCTGGCGCAGCTCGGCGAACTGCTTGTAGAGGCTGCGGTTGTCGTAGAGGACATCGCCCTGGTCGGCGGGGCGGTAGCCGGTGAGCGCCTTGAGCAGCGTCGACTTCCCGGAGCCGGACGGGCCGATGACGCCGATCAGCGACTTCTCGGGGACGCCGAAGGAGACGTCCTTGAGGATCTGCTTGCCGCCCTCGACCGTCACCGTCAGGTGGCGGGCCGAGAAGGACACCTCACCGGTGTCGACGAACTCCTCGAGCCGGCCGCCGACGATGCGGAAGGTCGAATGGCCGACGCCGACGATGTCGTTGGGGCCGAGAAGCGCCGTGCCGCCCTTGGGCATCGGCTGGCCGTTGACGTACGTGCCGTTGTGGGAGCCGAGGTCGCGGATCTCGAAACGGCCGTCGGGCGTGGCGTGGAACTCGGCGTGGTGGCGGGATACCTGCAGGTCGGAGACGACGAGCTCGTTCTCCAGCGCACGGCCGATGCGCATGACACGGCCGAGCGAGAACTGGTGGAACGTGGTCGGGCTGCGGTCGCCGTACACCGGCGGGGCCCCCGCGGCACCGCCCGCACCTGGCGTGCTCTGGTGGGGGATGTGGGCCTGGTGGGCCCCCTGGTGTCCCTGCTGCGGGGCCTGGTCCTGCTGCTGCCACTGCTGCTGCTGAGGGACCTGGCCCTGCGGTGTCTGCTGCCACGCCTGCTGCGGCGCCGACTGCTGCTGGAGCGGGGCCTGGGGGGCCGCGGCTCCGTGTGCCTGCTGCGCGGCGGCGCCTTGCGCGCTGTAGGCGCCGGCCGCCGCACCGGAGAGATCCAGCCGCGGGCCGTCGGT from Streptomyces sp. FIT100 includes these protein-coding regions:
- a CDS encoding FHA domain-containing protein translates to MGHGVPELVLELNGRTWTLDPSRTYTLGRDPQGDLVVDDARVSWRHATISWGGRSWVIEDHGSTNGTYVEGRRIHQVEIGPGAAVHLGNATDGPRLDLSGAAAGAYSAQGAAAQQAHGAAAPQAPLQQQSAPQQAWQQTPQGQVPQQQQWQQQDQAPQQGHQGAHQAHIPHQSTPGAGGAAGAPPVYGDRSPTTFHQFSLGRVMRIGRALENELVVSDLQVSRHHAEFHATPDGRFEIRDLGSHNGTYVNGQPMPKGGTALLGPNDIVGVGHSTFRIVGGRLEEFVDTGEVSFSARHLTVTVEGGKQILKDVSFGVPEKSLIGVIGPSGSGKSTLLKALTGYRPADQGDVLYDNRSLYKQFAELRQRIGLVPQDDILHKELTVQKALRYAAKLRFPGDTAEAEREARIDEVLRELKLDIHKEKKVTSLSGGQRKRVSVALELLTKPSLIFLDEPTSGLDPGMDRDVMQLLRGLADDGRTVLVVTHSVAELALCDKLLVMAPGGAVAYFGPPEEALNFFGYDTWADVFSAFENYRDYDWAGRWKGSQHYQMYAADIDAVAAQSVQMPAQAMAKPPKPQGWGSQLWTLIRRYVSVIASDKGFLGLMVVLPAVLGVVSVVIPADFGLAPPTPPSRFNGDAGTIMLILAVGMCFSGAANSVRELIKERVIYERERATGLSRSAYLMSKVIVLGMITALQGVIICAIGFATRELPEEGLIMPPAVELCVTITALGFTSMMFGLVISSLVKTAEKTMPLLVMFAIVQVVFTGILFQVYGSPGLEQFAWLMPSRWAIAAAGATLDLAHLMPPWDPKNPDDLDPLWEHTAGQWGMNITILLFIGVVCGIAVARLLRRHEPEVMRK